The following coding sequences lie in one Neptunomonas phycophila genomic window:
- a CDS encoding enoyl-CoA hydratase-related protein — MAVHQALDNHILTLMIDRPAKRNALTIDMYQALIDGLEYAEQDDGIRAVIITGQVDCFSAGNDIPDFIAAASNPERAARPLEFLQMIANFTKPLVAAVAGDAVGIGTSMLLHCDLVYAKSDARFQLPFTKLALVPEGGTSLLMPRQLGHHLTYELLILGEPFSGERAAQLGLINGTVENPLSFAQQQADKLAKMPAESLKISKQMIKAPIQESLNKTLVDEVEQFKKRLTSQEAQAAFMAFMSKG; from the coding sequence ATGGCGGTTCATCAAGCATTAGACAATCACATACTCACGTTAATGATCGACAGGCCTGCCAAGCGCAATGCTTTAACGATCGACATGTATCAAGCTCTCATTGATGGCCTTGAGTATGCAGAGCAAGACGATGGTATCAGGGCGGTCATTATTACCGGCCAAGTAGATTGTTTTAGCGCCGGCAATGATATTCCGGATTTCATAGCTGCCGCTTCGAACCCAGAGCGAGCTGCTCGTCCGCTGGAATTTTTGCAAATGATCGCCAACTTTACCAAGCCGTTGGTTGCTGCTGTAGCGGGTGATGCAGTAGGGATCGGCACCTCAATGCTGTTGCATTGCGATTTGGTATACGCCAAATCCGACGCGCGCTTTCAGCTCCCCTTTACTAAGCTAGCGCTAGTACCTGAGGGCGGCACTAGTTTGTTAATGCCACGTCAGTTAGGTCATCATTTAACCTACGAACTACTCATTTTAGGTGAGCCTTTCAGTGGCGAACGAGCCGCACAGCTAGGCTTGATCAATGGCACTGTTGAAAATCCTTTATCATTCGCTCAGCAACAAGCCGATAAGCTAGCGAAAATGCCTGCAGAGTCACTCAAGATCAGCAAGCAGATGATTAAAGCGCCTATCCAAGAGTCGTTAAATAAAACCTTAGTGGATGAGGTTGAGCAGTTTAAAAAACGCCTAACCAGCCAGGAAGCTCAGGCTGCGTTCATGGCGTTTATGAGCAAAGGTTAG
- a CDS encoding glycerate kinase type-2 family protein, which produces MTEKAMLRTLFDKAVEVADPMQSLHEYLPSKPAGRVFVVGAGKASARMAEAVEKAWGPCEGLVITRYGYARPCQGIEVIEAAHPVPDQAGLQATQSLLEHVKELTENDYVLALISGGASALMIAPADGISLEEKQAINTALLASGAPIDQMNIVRKHLSQIKGGQLATAVYPATLRALLISDVSGDKIEYIGSGPTSGDDSSPVDALNILQRYKIDIPASVKTHLLQGSGVVPKDDKRLERVENIIYAAPSHSIKAAADLAKSQGYTVKVLGDEIDGEAREVAKEQAALAQSIQAGLAPEDNPVLLLSGGELTVTRQGQGIGGPNAEFCLSLAIALDAAPGIFAIACDTDGVDGAAEVAGALVGPDTLHKAEVVGNDPLTALANNDAHTFFEQIGEQVITGPTLTNVNDFRAILIQPL; this is translated from the coding sequence ATGACTGAAAAAGCTATGCTTAGGACCTTATTTGATAAAGCCGTCGAAGTAGCAGACCCCATGCAATCACTCCATGAGTATTTACCCAGCAAACCAGCGGGCCGAGTATTTGTTGTTGGTGCAGGTAAAGCCAGTGCTCGCATGGCGGAAGCGGTAGAAAAAGCTTGGGGGCCATGTGAAGGACTCGTGATTACGCGCTACGGGTATGCACGCCCTTGCCAAGGCATTGAAGTGATCGAAGCGGCACACCCCGTTCCTGACCAAGCGGGCCTTCAAGCAACGCAATCGTTACTTGAACATGTTAAAGAGCTAACAGAGAACGATTACGTATTAGCTTTGATCTCTGGCGGAGCATCCGCATTAATGATCGCACCAGCCGATGGGATTTCGCTAGAAGAAAAACAAGCGATTAATACGGCACTGCTCGCCAGTGGAGCACCTATTGATCAAATGAACATTGTTCGTAAACACCTAAGTCAGATCAAAGGCGGGCAACTCGCCACAGCGGTGTACCCTGCCACTTTACGTGCACTGCTCATATCAGATGTTTCGGGCGATAAAATCGAATATATAGGCTCAGGTCCAACCTCTGGCGATGACTCTTCCCCAGTGGATGCGTTAAACATTTTACAGCGCTATAAAATAGACATTCCCGCATCGGTAAAAACGCATTTACTCCAAGGCTCAGGCGTTGTCCCTAAAGATGACAAACGGCTAGAACGTGTAGAAAACATTATTTACGCAGCCCCTTCACACTCTATTAAAGCGGCCGCCGATTTGGCTAAATCTCAAGGCTATACCGTGAAAGTGTTAGGTGATGAGATTGACGGGGAAGCACGTGAAGTCGCCAAAGAACAAGCCGCTTTAGCGCAATCAATACAAGCAGGGCTAGCACCCGAAGATAACCCCGTCCTACTACTTTCAGGTGGCGAACTCACCGTAACCCGACAAGGCCAAGGTATTGGCGGACCTAACGCGGAGTTTTGTTTAAGTTTAGCTATCGCGCTAGATGCCGCCCCCGGAATCTTTGCCATAGCGTGCGATACTGACGGTGTTGATGGCGCGGCAGAAGTCGCTGGCGCCTTAGTAGGTCCTGACACCTTGCACAAAGCCGAAGTAGTAGGCAATGATCCATTAACCGCGTTAGCTAACAACGATGCCCATACCTTTTTTGAACAGATTGGCGAGCAGGTAATCACTGGACCAACACTCACAAACGTCAATGATTTTAGGGCAATTCTGATTCAGCCACTTTAG
- a CDS encoding glutaminase, translating to MQKILNDIAAAMAQETERGKVADYIPQLAHVDPNQFGISVVLPDGQVFSAGDAKTAFSIQSISKVFTLTMALGKLGDAVWNKVGREPSGDPFNSIVQLEHEMGKPRNPFINAGAIAIVDAIMMGHQPKETLAEILQFVRFIADDNSIIFDHKVAESEMEHKDRNASLAHFMKSFGRIKHPVDNVLGTYFHQCSIAMSCEQLARAGQFLVSDGVNASTNTRVVSPQRARRINSLMMMCGHYDGSGEFAFRVGLPGKSGVGGGILVIAPGKASIAVWSPGLDTIGNSQLGTQALEMLVHKTGWSIFGK from the coding sequence ATGCAAAAAATCCTAAACGATATCGCGGCTGCTATGGCGCAAGAAACCGAGCGCGGTAAGGTCGCTGATTATATTCCTCAGTTGGCGCATGTAGATCCTAATCAGTTTGGAATTTCTGTGGTTTTGCCCGACGGGCAGGTATTTAGTGCAGGGGACGCTAAAACGGCTTTTTCCATCCAAAGTATTTCTAAGGTGTTTACGCTGACGATGGCGTTGGGGAAATTGGGGGATGCGGTATGGAATAAGGTGGGGCGCGAGCCTTCCGGTGATCCGTTTAACTCTATTGTTCAGCTAGAACATGAAATGGGAAAACCACGTAATCCGTTTATCAATGCGGGAGCGATAGCCATAGTAGATGCCATTATGATGGGTCATCAGCCTAAAGAAACATTGGCTGAAATTTTACAGTTTGTGCGTTTTATCGCGGATGACAACAGTATTATTTTTGATCATAAAGTGGCTGAGTCTGAAATGGAACACAAGGACCGTAATGCATCGTTAGCGCACTTTATGAAATCGTTTGGTCGTATTAAACACCCTGTTGATAACGTGCTGGGTACCTATTTTCATCAGTGCTCAATTGCTATGAGTTGTGAGCAGTTGGCGCGAGCGGGACAGTTTTTAGTATCCGATGGCGTTAATGCGAGCACTAATACGCGTGTTGTGTCCCCGCAACGAGCAAGGCGTATTAACTCGCTGATGATGATGTGCGGCCATTATGATGGTTCTGGGGAGTTTGCTTTTAGGGTGGGTTTGCCCGGTAAGAGTGGCGTGGGCGGCGGTATTTTGGTGATTGCTCCGGGCAAAGCTTCGATAGCCGTTTGGTCGCCAGGCTTGGATACCATTGGCAATAGTCAACTCGGGACGCAAGCGTTAGAAATGCTGGTTCATAAAACGGGCTGGTCTATATTTGGTAAGTAG
- a CDS encoding electron transfer flavoprotein subunit beta/FixA family protein, with protein sequence MKILVAVKRVIDYNVKVRVKADKTDVDLSNVKMAMNPFCEIAVEEAVRLKEKGIADEIVVVSIGSKACQEQIRTALALGADRGIQIETQESPDSLSVAKLLAKVVEEEQPGLVILGKQAIDSDNNQTGQMLAALLDRPQATFASEVVVDGDKVKVTREIDGGLQTIELDLPAVITTDLRLNEPRYASLPNIMKAKKKPLDVKTAEELGVVVKSGITLLGVEPPAERQAGIKVSSVAELVDKLKNEAKVVS encoded by the coding sequence ATGAAGATCCTTGTCGCCGTTAAGCGCGTGATTGATTACAACGTTAAAGTGCGTGTTAAAGCTGATAAAACGGATGTTGATCTCAGCAATGTCAAAATGGCCATGAATCCGTTCTGTGAAATAGCGGTAGAGGAAGCCGTTCGTTTAAAAGAGAAGGGCATAGCGGATGAAATCGTGGTTGTTTCTATTGGTAGTAAAGCATGCCAAGAACAGATTCGTACGGCATTAGCGCTAGGAGCTGATCGCGGTATTCAGATTGAAACACAAGAGAGCCCTGATTCACTGAGTGTTGCTAAGTTGTTAGCTAAGGTTGTGGAAGAAGAGCAGCCTGGGTTAGTGATTTTAGGTAAGCAAGCGATTGATTCTGATAACAACCAAACCGGCCAGATGTTGGCTGCCTTACTGGATCGCCCACAAGCCACGTTTGCGTCAGAAGTTGTTGTCGATGGCGATAAAGTCAAAGTAACACGCGAAATAGATGGCGGCTTACAGACGATTGAGCTAGATCTTCCGGCTGTCATTACAACCGATCTTCGCTTAAATGAACCTCGTTATGCTTCATTACCCAATATTATGAAAGCCAAGAAGAAGCCGTTGGATGTTAAAACGGCTGAAGAGCTAGGTGTGGTGGTAAAAAGTGGCATCACTTTGTTAGGCGTAGAGCCGCCAGCTGAGCGTCAAGCAGGGATAAAAGTGTCTTCTGTTGCTGAGCTAGTCGATAAATTAAAAAATGAAGCGAAGGTGGTGTCATGA